In Osmerus mordax isolate fOsmMor3 chromosome 23, fOsmMor3.pri, whole genome shotgun sequence, one DNA window encodes the following:
- the LOC136967459 gene encoding GRB2-associated-binding protein 1-like, whose protein sequence is MSGGEVVCVGWLRKSPPEKKLRRYAWKRRWFVLKSGRLTGDPDVLEYYKHDHARKPIRSINLHLCEQVDAGLSFSNKDLQSSHVFDLRTSERVFYLVSDSQEDMQRWVSAICELCGFNPTDDVTTAHTPVTTATAAHTPVTTATEPAPPPYQPVSVRHLETSSSTEDYLWLSHCQSRPPIGSSQSTSSEDCNDSFPSPRPTASSSSSSSSPSSLANGLPPHPHSASAPWTVATDTSRLSQSQDFTPAPEPIRSSIRGHPSPHPRKYSLEMQVHPGSLSLCSHALPPAGGSSCSPTYQVPRPSATPTSHSPDLGAGPLPPPRPPKPLGPGEGCVPRSTSEPERSYGGGGGNMGIKTMRSNTISTVGCTHTALQEGYPAPRSFSERASMFEFSESFNSYFMNKGMVPVEGGYTDEEADENYVPMSATGDPPLAPPLQDPNYVAMTSGPPELPSLGRQVPPPAHLGFRTSPLTPPARRHTTGSLRAGGVLPPPILRNLKPQRKARPAPLDIRPLQEWEEVPPPVRSPVTRTFTRDPSRFPVSSGRPSSTQSSASSSDSDDPDDNYVSMTTSSLNLSGDEPSLRLMVHHTSDGGSSPSRSRRHKQVEYLDLDLYPGHTHPAPQKRSPGGSDERARERARERARERVDYVVVDPERTRALRSTREAWHDGRQSSEK, encoded by the exons ATGAGCGGAGGAGAGGTAGTGTGCGTCGGATGGCTTCGAAAGTCTCCACCAGAGAAAAAGTTACGTCGCTAC GCATGGAAGAGGCGCTGGTTCGTCCTGAAAAGTGGCCGTCTGACCGGAGACCCGGACGTTCTAGAATACTACAAACACGACCACGCCCGCAAGCCCATCCGCTCCATCAACCTGCATCTGTGtgaacag gtggATGcaggtctctccttctccaacaAGGATCTGCAGAGCAGCCATGTGTTTGACCTGAGGACCAGTGAGAGGGTGTTCTACCTGGTGTCTGACAGCCAGGAGGACATGCAGCGCTGGGTCAGCGCTATCTGTGAGCTGTGTGGCTTCAACCCGACTGACGacg TTACGACAGCGCACACTCCTGTCACCACGGCTACAGCAGCCCACACACCCGTCACCACGGCGACTGagccagccccgcccccctacCAGCCGGTGAGCGTGAGACACCTGGagaccagcagcagcacagaggaTTACCTGTGGCTGTCCCACTGCcagagcag gcctccTATTGGTTCCTCCCAGTCTACATCATCAGAGGACTGCAATGACAGCTTCCCTTCCCCAAGGCCCAccgcctcgtcctcctcctcctcctcctccccctcctccctcgccaacggcctcccccctcacccacacTCCGCCTCCGCCCCCTGGACCGTCGCCACGGACACCAGCCgcctcagccaatcacaggacTTCACTCCCGCCCCTGAGCCAATCAGGAGCAGTATCAGaggtcacccctccccccaccccaggaAGTACTCCCTGGAGATGCAGGTGCACCCTGGGTCCCTGTCGCTCTGCAGCCAcgccctccctccagcagggggctccAGCTGCAGCCCCACCTACCAGGTCCCACGGCCCTctgccacccccacctcccacagcCCCGACCTGGGGGCCGGCCCCCTGCCCCCGCCACGCCCGCCCAAGCCCCTGGGCCCAGGAGAGGGATGTGTTCCCCGCTCCACCTCAGAGCCAGAGAGGAgctatggaggaggaggaggtaacaTGGGAATCAAAACAATGCGCAGTAACACTATCAGCACTGtgggctgtacacacacag cgcTCCAGGAGGGTTATCCAGCTCCCAGGTCGTTCTCTGAGAGAGCCAGCATGTTTGAGTTCAGTGAGAGTTTCAACAGCTATTTT atgAACAAGGGCATGGTGCCGGTGGAGGGTGGGTACACGGATGAAGAGGCAGATGAAAACTACGTTCCCATGAGCGCCACAGGCGACCCCCCTCTGGcgccccccctccaggacccaaACTATGTTGCCATGACGTCCGGCCCCCCTGAGCTGCCCTCCCTGGGGCGTcaggtccccccccccgcccacctggGGTTTcgcacctcccccctcaccccccctgcaCGCAGACACACTACAGGGAGCCTgcgtgcagggggggtcctgccCCCTCCCATCCTTCGTAACCTCAAACCACAACGCAAAG ccagacCAGCTCCTCTGGACATTCGTCCTCtgcaggagtgggaggaggttcCTCCTCCAGTCCGCTCCCCTGTCACACGCACATTCACCcgaga tccgtCCAGGTTTCCTGTCTCCTCAGGAAGACCCTCCTCCACTCAGAGCTCCGCCTCCAGTTCAGACTCTGATGACCCCGACGACAACTACGTCTCCATGACAACCTCTAGCCTCAACCTCAGTGGAGACGAGCCG tccctGAGGCTGATGGTGCACCATACCTCAGACGGAGGCAGCAGCCCCAGCAGGTCCAGAAGACACAAGCAGGTTGAGTACCTGGACCTGGACCTGTaccccggacacacacaccctgcacctcAG aagcGTAGCCCCGGGGGGAGTGACGAGCGTGCACGTGAGCGTGCTCGTGAGCGTGCACGTGAGCGGGTGGACTACGTGGTGGTGGACCCAGAACGCACCAGGGCTCTGAGGAGCACCAGGGAGGCCTGGCATGACGGGAGGCAGTCCAGCgagaaataa
- the LOC136967966 gene encoding type II inositol 3,4-bisphosphate 4-phosphatase-like → MISGHVSRSRCNSSREGRVLLDRETPGRPDSNNTHTSHLQQRLTDTVVNEAAHIIPLEFILECRGLVAMTAKDRVPRALVQVSVVNTHTHTLTHHCCTEIAEGSRDPVFLTGVCFHDNQPVYWDTRMKLTVYHYKDPAHNTRMFLGSLPSPSEICFAPRKPASLSASGTTWNPPLEPSSRTLT, encoded by the exons ATGATTTCTGGTCATGTGTCTCGGTCTCGCTGTAACTCCAGCCGGGAGGGAAGAGTGCtgctggacagagagacaccagggagaccagacagtaacaacacacacacctcacacttgCAGCAGCGGCTCACAGacacag TTGTTAATGAAGCTGCTCACATCATTCCACTGGAGTTCATCCTGg AATGTCGTGGTCTGGTTGCCATGACAGCCAAGGACAGGGTGCCTCGTGCATTGGTGCAGGTCTCCGTggtcaacacgcacacacacacactcacacaccattgCTGCACTGAGATAgcagag ggctcCAGGGACCCCGTGTTTCTAACAGGGGTGTGTTTCCATGACAACCAGCCAGTTTACTGGGACACCAGAATGAAGTTGACAGTCTACCACTACAAAGACCCAGCGCACAACAcg aggaTGTTCCTGGGTTCACTTCCTTCTCCATCAGAGATCTGTTTCGCTCCCAGGAAGCCAGcatctctctcagcctcaggtACCACCTGGAACCCTCCTCTAGAACCCTCCTCTAGAACCCTTACCTAG
- the ppm1ka gene encoding protein phosphatase Mn(2+)-dependent 1K (The sequence of the model RefSeq protein was modified relative to this genomic sequence to represent the inferred CDS: added 36 bases not found in genome assembly) — translation LTLRGQCHGNSLLIAVALRATATVRSCSSVRYDPDGSGRPATWDSFGIWDNRIDEPILLPSSIRYGKPIPQVSLSRVGTASVLGQRKQNEDRLLMGRLHDNVLYFAVFDGHGGHHAAEYCHTHLRQSSGTHTPGGSPQAVLRDGLEEEDDLEKVLIKTFLELDKALYTHLSYYGNASSLTAGTTATVAVLRDGVELVVGSVGDSRALLCRKGRGLKLTHDHTPDRKDEKERIRQSGGLVTWNSLGQPTVNGRLAMTRSIGDFHLRSSGVIALPDTRRTHVQHHHDTFLALTTDGINFLITDQEICDVINQCHDPHEAAQVISQQALQYGSEDNSSIVVVPLGSWGKQHSSMHSYSLSRTFTSCGRWA, via the exons CCTCATTGCCGTGGCGCTGCGTGCCACGGCGACCGTGCGGTCCTGCAGCAGCGTCAGGTACGACCCCGACGGCAGTGGTCGCCCGGCAACCTGGGACTCATTCGGTATCTGGGACAACCGGATAGACGAGCCCATCCTGCTGCCATCCAGCATCCGCTACGGCAAGCCTatccctcag gtgtctctctccagggtggGGACAGCGTCGGTGCTCGGCCAGAGGAAGCAGAACGAGGACCGACTCCTGATGGGTCGTCTCCATGACAACGTGCTGTACTTTGCCGTGTTCGACGGCCACGGAGGACACCACGCCGCCGagtactgtcacacacacctgaggcagtcctcaggtacacacacacctggaggaagtcctcag gcagtcctcag agatggtctggaggaagaggatgacttGGAGAAAGTTTTGATCAAAACTTTCCTGGAGCTGGACAAGGCTCTGTACACGCACctcagttactatggcaacg CATCATCCCTGACTGCGGGTACCACGGCGACGGTTGCCGTGCTGCGTGACGGGGTGGAGCTGGTTGTGGGGAGCGTTGGGGACAGCCGTGCGCTGCTCTGcaggaaggggcggggcctcAAGCTCACACACGACCACACCCCCGACAGGAAGGACGAAAAGGagag gatCAGGCAGAGCGGGGGGCTGGTGACATGGAACAGCCTGGGCCAGCCCACCGTTAACGGGCGTCTGGCGATGACTCGAAGCATCGGGGACTTCCACCTGAGGAGCAGCGGGGTCATCGCCCTGCCGGACACACGCAGAACACAT gtgcAGCATCACCATGACACCTTCTTGGCCCTCACCACCGACGGCATCAACTTCCTGATCACCGACCAGGAgatctgtgatgtcatcaaccaGTGCCACGACCCCCACGAGGCAGCACAGGTCATCTCACAGCAG gcaCTCCAGTATGGCTCAGAAGACAACAGCAGCATCGTGGTGGTCCCTCTGGGCTCCTGGGGCAAACAGCACAGCTCCATGCACAGCTACTCTCTCAGCCGCACCTTCACCAGCTGTGGCCGCtgggcctga